CTTGTAAATACTGATCTCCTTCGATTTGGTTCTACGCTATTTATCTTTGTTTCGATAGATAATTGGCTTCTGAACGGCAACTCATCAAtgattgattttaattttgcaTTCTCCTGGAGAGctttcttcaagaaattcatttCTGCAAGTGTATATTCTCCGGCTTCATCGAAACCCATCTCCTTAGCAATAagtttcaaatatttcatagAAATACCAGGAAACAGTGATCTAAGCTGTTTTCCTGTAAGATCATTTACAAGTAAATACTTTAAGCGTGTCAAATCTATGGAGTCCTTTATTTGCTTGAgttcattttgaataagaCTCTCGAACTCGTctaatcttctttttgcCATATCTCTATGCTGTGATAActcattcaattttaatagTCTTTTTTTGCatgtttctttatttttgaGAGGAAACTGATCTAAAACAATCTCAATTGGGTCATTTTCAGTCATTGTTtgttcaaataatacagaTTCGACGTGGCtgaaatttgaatgaatCCTCATTTCGTTAGTAAGATccttgatttcttcaatgtTTTTATTAGGAAGCtctttttgcaattttgtCTTAGTAAGGTCATAAtctatcaaagaaattagagAGGCTATCTCTGGCTTTGTCCACTTAGAATGATCCACTCCATTCAACCTTCGTACCATATTTTTGTAGTGTTGGAATTTCTTGTTTAAATTAGAAACATTTCGGCAAGGAAATTTATGTTTATGACGCCTTATGGCggaatttgaatcattcaatattattccagctaataaatatatttcattttttgtCCAATCGAGAACAGGTTGTAGGTCATGGATTTTCCTTATAATCAATGCAAGTGACTTGTTAGGAAATGCAGAAGTTAATGCTTCTGATGTGAGATCAGTCTTTATATGTTCTGTAAGTAAACTACTCTCTTCGTCTGTCCAATTGCAAAACGAAATTGGATGTGAAACAGCGAGCGAGTTGGACACGTCGACACAACTACTATCTGATCTTGGATCTGAAGAATCGGAATTACTATCAGGTGTATATATTCCTGTGTCCATTAAGTTCCGTCTGGCGTCACTTTTGTCCAGATGGGTTTTACAACCTAGCGGTAACATTTCCATACTCGAACATTCTGAAGAGTCCAGACATATTGGAGTTATATTGTACGTTGTATTATGGTGAGCAATATTCTCCATTTCTATGTACAGTTTTGGAGGCTTCCGGTAACCGTATCAAATTAACTTTTATCTTCTATAAAATCTAGGTTGTTATGatttctattattgttaCGCTTTTTTGAGATCAGAAAACGACAATGTCTCGCGTAACCATAAAACATGCTGcattttgtttataaaTACATACTATATTTacattatataaataattagaGCTTGCTAGCTCTAATACCGTTAAGTCTAAATTTCAAGTCCTTTAATAGTTTACTATCGGGTTTCCAATTTTCAAACAGTTCATACAATTCGCTAATTTCGTCGTAACCATTTTTACCCATATCATCACCATTATCTACCGTTAATAACTTATTGTTATTCGGCcaattcttttcaatattaaaaatcAAGCCTCGCAAGCACCAAGGCAATATGAAAGGATTAGTACCTATCTTGCCAACATTATATTCCTTAATATACACGTGATTGGTAATTGGTACTTTCACAACCTCTTCTACCTCATCAACATGATCGATTGGGCCGTAAGTCCCAACACCGCTTGTCACTAAACTGGTTTTCGAACTTatcttattcaattcaaaagGGTATGGAAAATCCTTTGTTAATAATGTAGACGACAGGGTTGGAGGAATGACAACATCGTCAGTATCCAAAACAAATTTTATGCCTAGATCGTAAACTTTACCGTCATTATATATCTTAGAATGGCCACCTCCGGTCAACGGACCTGCCAATACAGTACTTAGCTCTTTTAGAACATTGTTGTCAAAATAACCCAAGTTCTGTAATTGACAACATAAAGAGACCAATTTTTGAACAAAGAGCGGTGTTTGCGATGAATGATCGATGTAACAAGCTCTATAAATATTGGGATGAAATATATGAGATGCTAATGCAGAATATAAAGGCACCAACTGGTCATTTATGGATCCAATAAAGCAAATCTTAACATTTGCGtttatgattatttgaGTGGATTCCTTATAAACCAAAGATTGTTTGCTGGTAAATTTAGTTaactcaaataattctgtcATTGATTCATGTTCAATCGCCGAATAAGCTTTCATAAAGAACGACTTATCAACGCCGTAAAATGGACCATTATTGATACCTGCCATACCTAAAATGCCAATCCTTTTCTTAATTGGATCCTTTAAAATACCCATTTTAATAAGCTTCGCCAAAAGAATAATCGATACGACGCACCCTTGAGAATGTGATGcaacaaatataaaatcaGCTTcgtttaattctttttgcCATGAAGTTAAAATTTCTGTGAAGAATTCCACCctatcaaatattttaccTTCCTTTTCGAGAGCAATTTTCTGGATACTAACATTGCAAGATTCATCTTCTGTAATTAGGCCATTTTCAATACAATATCGAATAAGCGCCTTTTCAGCCTCATTTGCAAACTTTAAAGAAGTACCTTTTGGAGCACCAATAAGAGGTCTAATCATCTTAGTCGGGAAAAATCCATGAACACcaataatcaaaatcttcttAATTTTATGCAAAGGACCGGATTTATGTGTTACTATATCTGATGAACTAATGTTCAATTTAGAATTCTTTGCAGGACGGGGTTTGTGAttgatcaataaattaCCCATTGGATCATTAGTAAtggaaattgaatttggatCATTCGAACCATCATCTGGTTGATTATCTCCCAGAGTAGTACGTTCAGTGGACTCTTCATTTGATAGCCTTGTGTAAAATTTATCGTAATTAGGTAAACAAGCTCTCTTGGCAGGCGGTAATTTAGCCAACGATCTACCATATAACCTGTATGCCTTTTCGTAAATTAAGTCAAATTCCTTTTCCATTCGTTCATTACTATTTGTAGTTGAATTATCACTACCCTTATCGCTTTCGTTTTCAACCACATTTGTTAGGGACTGAGTATTGAAACCCAATTTAGTTGATAATTGGTAAATAAATTGCCTCCAGTTCGTCACATCGGCTTTGGAACTAGGGGTAGTTCCTTGATTCATAGTAGATGAATTGCCAAATAAAGTAGTGGCTAAcgaattagaagaagaattttggGGAGGTAAACACAGGCGCCAATCTGGAACAATGACATTTTCCTTAAGGTTTTCATTCTTGTGGGTGTTAATCTTACTAAACTGTTTAGCATTATCATGAGGCTTATACAAAACAGCATCATCTTCTCCACTCTGTTCAGATAATGGTGGTGTACCCTCTTCCTTATCATTTGTCTTATCGTTTGCTTTATCTATTTTAGTAGCCTTTTGTTCATTGCTATCAGATATATCCTCTTTGTTTGGGAGCGAAGGGGttgattgaagaattcTGTTGGTGTTGCTtattttcttatctttttcctttttatccttattattgttatttgtGTCGTTGTCACCAGCACTATGACTTCCATTGTTCCAGAAAgtccaagaagaagaaggtttCTTTCTATTATCGTTTGAAATTTGCTCGTCAATTTCATCACCATTATCATCTGGAAGATAGTCATCATTTTCTCTATCATCTATTTCATTGTCTTGGTGCTCagcatcattattttcttccaGATGttgttcattattatcatcattatctaaaTGGTGTTCAACATTGTCCACTTTGCTCTTTGAAGACCAATTAAGCCAGTTATTGGCATTATTTActaaagatgatgaagaggCCTTAGGCTTTATTGCCTTCGCTGAATCCCGATCCTTCTTTGATTCCAGGTCTCGCTTCTTTAGATCATCATTCGTTAACTTTGTTGCAGAGTTAGAAGAAGGTACATCCTCTCTCTCATTATTGGTGTTGTAATCGGCTGTATTCGATTGGTTGTTGGGTCCCCATAGCTGTAGCCAGCCACTAGAGTTGATGTTTGGTGTACGTGACATCTCTTGATTATATTATCGAATCACTCGTTTTACtcttaatatataatagttCAACGATTGGTGCCCTCTTACGATGTGATATATGTAGTTAATTATTGCAGgttataaaattcaataaaaaagTAAAAAGCTAATTAATTAATAGGAACTATTGTTCTATGTATTCATGTGCGCAACTTTATATGGGGAAATTTCATATGAAGTATTccatttcattatctacTAGTATATGGCTAAGTAAATAGCTTACGGTACTCATTCAACGAGTCTACTGAGATAGCAGCACCTCCACAGCctataaatataatgatttcttcGTCGGATAAGTTGCCAAAGCATTTCAAATACAGAGTGTTATCAAAGGCCATTGAAATGGTAGCACCACATGCCGGCTCGACCAATGTCCCGAAATGATCATAGAAGTCAATTGAACCTTTTACTGCTTCGAGATCGTCAATCATCTGGACGTGTGTCCTATGCTTATTGTAATTAGCCAAGGATTGGGCCGAAATATAAGGAGATGCCAAACATGACACCAAagtattaattgattttaagGTGACTACTTTTCCAGCTTTAAGAGCTTCTGAGAAAGTTGGAGTTTGAAATGTTTCGACAGCAAGTATAGGAACATCTTTAAATTGTGCATTTCTCAGTAATCCAGCTACTACACCATTATATAGACCACCCCCGCCTACACTGCAAACAATCCCTCTAACCTTACCACATTCTTCTGGTGATagttgattttgatttacaATCTCGTCAATTATTGTACCATGGCCTTCCCAAAGTAACGGATCATCAAATGGTGGACAATAAACAGGATATACTGACGCATCTACACTCTTCATTACTATTTCTCTCAAGTATGAGTCGGCTTCACCCCAATGGGCACCATGGACTTGTACTTTAGCACCCAATTTTTCCAACTTTTCAACAACCCCACTGTGAGCTGTAGTTGGTAAAACCACTGTACAAGATAAATTGTAATGTCTACTGGTGTACGCAGCAGCTAAACCAGCATTACCCCCGGACGATGCAAATGTCTCTacattttccttctttaGTTCATGAGCTCTTTCAATCGATTTGGCCACTAAATGGCCCATACCTCTCAATTTAAAGCTACCTGATGGCTGTTCATATTCATTCTTAATGAAAATCCGGCATGGTGGTTTATTAGGTAATTTATCAGTAACCTCAATTAATGATGTATCGATAGATGGCTCTCCTTTGGCTAGCTGtgatatcatttttaatcaatattgattaattaTTCTAATATCAAAACATCCCTTTTTTTACATCTATAACAGTTGATACGCACCAAAAAAAGATTTTAGCTGATTCTGCAATAGAACTAATGATATAAGTGATTATATGTCAAGGAGAAAAGGTAAAGCACATGGAGTATCCATATCAGAAGAGTTTCTGCGATTAGATCCAGAAATcgaagatgaaatattagaGGCATACAGTTCTATAACTCTGGAAAGTCAAGATTTCTTCCTACATCAGTTACCTAATTATTTACGTCAATTGCAAATACCAACATGTTTCACCAATGACATAACGCAGTGTGTGGACTATTACTACGAGTATATGCATAATGAAGGTGGTGACTTCAAGTTAAATGAGTCAAACTATAAACAAGCGATAACCTTCCAGTTGATTCTAGCGTATACAATCACTGCTTCAACAAATGACATAAATGAAGTAAACATTATTGACATAGtagatattgataaacttATTAGAAACGCTAACAAGTTAGTCAAATTTAGAAATGCATATACTCATATTTATGGAAGTTGGAAATTATTCGTGGATGCTGCAACGACTTTAACAGATAGCAGCGAATTGACTGTTACCAACTACCAGTTGACATTGCCggatttgaagaagattaaatcatttttgaatttagatGAAACAAGCAACGGAAATGTCTCATTAGGTGACTCATTCCTTATTGATATGTTGAGTTGTTGCACAACTACTCAACATGGTGACATTATTAACTATGATTACAACAAGCCAAAGAAAGGATCGTACATCACTATCAAAGATTTCGCTGAAATTCTTGGAAACCTAGGTGAGTTGGATTAGATGTTTTTTTATTTAGGTATGAACTTATGTTTGATTAATGTACAATGGGActatttacaattattgcTCTACAAATGGATTGAAATGTATTTCGACATGCTTTATCCAACTCTCCTTCTTCCATATTCCACGAGGCTTTCCGCTTTTCTTCGTTTTATCTTGATTGTTCAAGCTCTCGTCGCTTTCTAGCGTTTCGATTGCCTCATAACCGTCTATGACCATACCAATTGCAGTATATTTTGAACTATCTcctaatatattttgatgcTCATTTGACAAAGATATGAAGAACTGCGACCCCAAACCGTCCTCATTTCCAGCATTATTGACAGTTAACAATGTGCCTCTCTTGATTTGATTCCAGCCACGAGCATTAGAATATTGGAATTCCTTAGATATATATCCATTTGTCGTGTTGATCTTAGTATCAGCAGGTTCCGATTCTTTCCCTGATTGTGATGGATCTCCTGTCTGTATTATGAAATTTGGCACATATCGTAATATTCTGTTATCTTCGTATGTTCCATTTGCACAATGCCTTAAAAAATTCTCCACATGTTTGCATTGTGCAATACTCGACAATcttaattcaaattttagCGGACCAGTCTTGGTATGAAACTATTATTTGGTTAGTACTCTAATATTTTACGTAATATACGGTGACACTTACAGTTACTGACATTTTTCTATCCCCGTActaaattcattttcgaAGAAgcataatattttttttatcgCGAATAAAATTTGAGTACTTCGAACAGATAATAAACGACTCAGTATCAATGAAACTGTTCATATGATGAATATACCATATGAACAACCTCATTTACTATTTCCATTGGCCGCTTATATTCAATCTCAGTATGAACTCATAGATCAATTCGTTCCCGAGCTAGCTAGTTGTGAGAAAAAAGTGGTTCATCTCACTAACGTTAAACAATTCGAAGATTTACTATACCATTTAGAATCCACATTCCTCgctaatgatgaaaaggGCGGAGAATCGTACCTTAAGATTCCATCTATCGACATATTTCGGATTTTAATAACTCTTGCGTCTAGATGCCTGTCTACGAATTTTACTCATGGGTCTGCTTCTATAGATGGTTTGATTGCAAATAGCgaatatattaaaaacttgaatgaagaatatgaaaattgtATATACAAATCTCCTATCAGAGATAGATGCATAACGATCATGAGAAGTTACATGAATTTACTAAGTGCTTCTAAATCACCCATTACAGTTGACATGGTTTATAACCTATTTTTGGCCGCATTGAAAGATTTCATAATTCAGCCAAAATTTTTTCATATCAGGGGCACACTTCCTAAGGACAAATATTTAGGGTCAAATAGAAATCCTGCCAGGCGTcaagaaacaaatataGAGCAAAGCCATGATATTATAAGTgattcagaagaagaacctCCGTCGTTAGTAAGCAATACCTCTAAGGATATTGCAAATGAAGTCAAAAAGTTCCAACCCTACAACATATCCCCTTTGAGGAAGAATACTGGTGTTTTTTCCAGTGATAACCATAAGATATCAGGTTTAAATGACTCAGCTGTATTATTTCAAACCATGCCTCATTTGGACAGTGAATCAGAACTAACGTCTGGTTCAGATGGCGAGTTGATCTCAAAGAAACGCAAAGTTCGCTCTAACGTGAGAGATAAAGATTCAGCATTAAGCAATATTCGTGTTTTTGGAGATTATCTAATTTCCAGGCAATTGAACCCAATAATCAATTCTCCATATAACTTGTGGAAATTGATGCAGTGGACATTTCATTGTGCAAATTTTTCCACTATGTATCAGAAACAATTACTCGATTCAAATAGCACTAATTGTCATCTTATTTTTGAGACGTACGCTAAACTTCTCCGGTTGATATTTGACTTCctttcatttaattttacCTATCACTTGATTACCgataaaaattcaagaaggTTATTGAACATTGAAATCgataataaaaatgaacaTATTGATCCAGTTtgcattttctttcaacGAGATCGAATTTCCAggaaagaaataataaacataTTAGAGAACGAcagaaatattcttcttctgaatcTTATGACCCAGTTAGGTCCATCTCGAGTGGATTGGTATGATAGGGTAATAGAATATGCATTTACTGGATTAAACAAAGATAAACCAAAGTCTGAAAGTAGCTATCAACCACAACCTTGTTATGAACGGGAGAAGTTATTAATAAGACATGacaatttaaaaaaaaaggtaGATAAGAATTATGCAGTCCAATATGATGATAATCTTGATTCAATGAAGTTACGTTatggaataataataattgtatattatagGTCGCTATTCTTTTCCGACGGGAGTTTCATAAATGGTTCAAAGGTTGATGATTCCTCAGCTTCACAATTATCTCCTGAAATTTTGTTGCAACAACTTAGTTGCAAACTTATTACCCTTGATTATCTGTACCTTAAACAGTTTTATCTTGCTTACTATATGGAAATTGCGGAGGATAAGTTCATAAGTAAAATTCACCAATATCGGATGATGCTTGAGTTGACAAAGATGGTATTAATATCTCTCACTGGGATTCTGGAAATCGACAATTATTTATCTGAAAAGGAAATGTTAAGCACTCACTGTAATTCTTCGCAGAGTTTCATAGATTTAATTGTTGACCAAAGGCTTTATCAAGTTCtagttgaagatgaaacaTATCCTCATTGGCAGGACTTTGAGGCAGCATGGTgtaaaatgaattatttactAGGCTGGCTTCTTGAATCGTCCTTGTCTCatttacaaaataattcaactGAGTCGAGTAActataatgaatttgtGGACTACATTTATAAGAGGGTTGAAAAAGCAGATCGCATGAAAATCAAATggtttaataaattcatcttAAATCACTGCGAAGATAACACCAAATCCGACAATAGTCATGTAGAATATCACTTTTACCTATCGGATGACGAAGCTCTTGAACTCCTTGTTAATGAGAAAACTGATACTAATTGGGTTAAGCTCAAAGACATAGTACAATTGAAGTTTTCAGGTATACGacattaatgaataattgaCTTTTAATTCTTActgtatataatttagCTATTTAATAGATCACTATGCtgtaaatataaaacaaGTATTAAATGATATGTTTAACCTTGAAATAATGTCTCAAGTATTGAACTTGCCAAGCACCTAAACCAACGAGAGATGTAATGACTAAAATAGAGAACCATTTTACTCTCGAGTTAGTTGACTCATTGGTATCTCtcattctttcttctctaGCTTTCAAATATTGTAATTCTCCACTAATTTCGTAAGTCGTTTCTTCGATTCTACGCAAATCAACCTCAACTGGCTTCAACTTTTCAGCAGCTTGTACTGCGTTCCAGTCTCTTGCAGCAGCTCCACTTTCAACGTCTAATTCGATCTCCCTAACAAAGTTGGTGTTCTTGGACCATTTTCTTTCCAATTGGTTGGTGAaacaaatatcaaaagCAGCACTATTGTGACTAGTGAACCCAATTTTAACAGAACCAGCAATATCATTCTTACGACGGTATTCGTTACCTAACAGGTCTACTATTCTCAAGTCGAGTCTTTGGCCATCTCCGGAATTACCATTCGTCTTAATATTGACGACAACCATTTGTTCCTCTTGAACAAAATCACGAATACAAAATGGATCTGGGTTCGTGGTTGCTGGAATGGCCAATTGCAAAGCAGAAACCAACGAAATGAAAGTCGATATAATGAACAACAAAGTAGAAATTGACCTCATTTTTCTAAGAATTGTTATGATACTCTGTTTGTATTCCGTTAACCTTAGCTTGAACTTAGTTGTggttatttaattcaactCGGTGATTGTTAGCGTGTCAAGTTTTCCATATAAATGTCGTACAAATCAACCGCGTCGAACGACATTGATAAATCTGTATATATGacatatattttcatatatttcCCAATTAGGAAGTCTAGtgatattcaataaattttcatttttcgTCGTGAATATATAACCTTCAAAAGATTGAAATAATAGTATCTACTTCAAGtactataaatataatttaaaaataatcaaaaatgtCAAAGGCAAAGACAACTCACACTATGGTGAAACTCGTTTCCGCTGCTAAAACCGGGTACGAAAAGTGGTTCAATATTCCAAGACATACtcaaaaattgaacttaatattatatgatCCAGTCGCCAAAAGACATTGTCTTTTCCAAGAAgacaagaaaagaagagtTCCGGAGGTTATACCTAAAGATTATAATAGAAGCCATCGTACCTAAATGTTGAAGTCTCATCTACAATCAATCTGAACTTTACTGAAGTAGTTCGAATCGCATATAAATTGGTATtaatagtattaatatCCGTGGTCCGTCTAAGTATAGATGTTAACGACTAAAATGGCGTGTTCCACATTGAGATGAATTTGTATAACTCTCTCATTACTTGTATATATTAGAATTCATTGGTGTATCAATCACCAcatcaaataatattacGCATTGTgtatgaagatgataagtTTTAGTAGAAAGCTTTAGAGTACTTATTCTAGCATCGCCATTTAGAATATTGTAAATGTGCTGTCTTTCGAAATAGAAGACTTGTACTTAGAGTATCATTTAAacattcaaaaaaaaataatgaaggatGCGAGGTTCGAACTCGCGCGGACAACTGTCCAGCAGATCTTAAGTCTGCCGCCTTAGACCACTCGGCCAACCCTCCATTTTACATTTAATTTTGATCTGTGAATTATAAGGCCTGTGTAATTGATGGAAagtttcaaatatataaaagtTACCATTGATTACATATTTTGGCCTAAAATTGTGGTTTAGATGTTTGAATGGCAagattattaaaatcaaattattttatttacagTCTATACAATATGTATGATAATATTAGGCAGTTAATTTCTTAATGTTCCACTGAGCATCGCtagaatcaattttgaGAGTTTCATTATCTCCAATCACCGTAACAATATCCTGTGAACCATTTAACAAGTACTTCTCAGTAACATTCTTCAAGTCTTCATAAGTAACATCCAAAAACCgttctcttctttcttgCCTCATCTCGTCCGTGATATGCTCAAGGAAATCTAAGGATCCCTGCAGAGAAATATGGCTAGGTGCATCCACGCCTTGGAATATGGTTAATTTTGCTTCTTGCAAATCTTTTGGACTCCAACCATTATTCTCagaatttatcattttACCTAATGCAACTGAAGTCGAATCCTTAAAAGACTGAACTGATGTAAGTGGATTAGGGTCTCTATATGAGTAGAAATTCAAACATCCACCTAAACCATCAAACAGTAATCCTCCACCATATGCCCCATTTGCTTCTCTAATAACAGAATGTAAGTGTTTGAAGGTTAATAATTGTGATAAAACACGCAATGCAGCTCCATCTTTACTAGTATATGCAGCTCCTAACTTAGCTAACGAAGCATATCCGACTTGGAAAGGCAAGTCGATCAACGTACTACGACCATTGTTATTTAAACCCAATTTGTTGCTATtgaattgagaaatcaAGGAAGATAATTCATTGGTGCCAGCTACTCGATTAGAATTTGCTGTCAATAAATCgtcaaattctttaatcattttttcatttttaataacAGATTCACTATCACCAACTAAGCTGTATTCGAATCCTGAATGATTTCCATCAGTG
The nucleotide sequence above comes from Debaryomyces hansenii CBS767 chromosome A complete sequence. Encoded proteins:
- a CDS encoding DEHA2D01804p (weakly similar to CA5706|IPF2649 Candida albicans), yielding MMNIPYEQPHLLFPLAAYIQSQYELIDQFVPELASCEKKVVHLTNVKQFEDLLYHLESTFLANDEKGGESYLKIPSIDIFRILITLASRCSSTNFTHGSASIDGLIANSEYIKNLNEEYENCIYKSPIRDRCITIMRSYMNLLSASKSPITVDMVYNLFLAALKDFIIQPKFFHIRGTLPKDKYLGSNRNPARRQETNIEQSHDIISDSEEEPPSLVSNTSKDIANEVKKFQPYNISPLRKNTGVFSSDNHKISGLNDSAVLFQTMPHLDSESELTSGSDGELISKKRKVRSNVRDKDSALSNIRVFGDYLISRQLNPIINSPYNLWKLMQWTFHCANFSTMYQKQLLDSNSTNCHLIFETYAKLLRLIFDFLSFNFTYHLITDKNSRRLLNIEIDNKNEHIDPVCIFFQRDRISRKEIINILENDRNILLSNLMTQLGPSRVDWYDRVIEYAFTGLNKDKPKSESSYQPQPCYEREKLLIRHDNLKKKVDKNYAVQYDDNLDSMKLRYGIIIIVYYRSLFFSDGSFINGSKVDDSSASQLSPEILLQQLSCKLITLDYSYLKQFYLAYYMEIAEDKFISKIHQYRMMLELTKMVLISLTGISEIDNYLSEKEMLSTHCNSSQSFIDLIVDQRLYQVLVEDETYPHWQDFEAAWCKMNYLLGWLLESSLSHLQNNSTESSNYNEFVDYIYKRVEKADRMKIKWFNKFILNHCEDNTKSDNSHVEYHFYLSDDEALELLVNEKTDTNWVKLKDIVQLKFSGIRH
- a CDS encoding DEHA2D01760p (similar to CA5705|IPF2645 Candida albicans); amino-acid sequence: MSRRKGKAHGVSISEEFSRLDPEIEDEILEAYSSITSESQDFFLHQLPNYLRQLQIPTCFTNDITQCVDYYYEYMHNEGGDFKLNESNYKQAITFQLILAYTITASTNDINEVNIIDIVDIDKLIRNANKLVKFRNAYTHIYGSWKLFVDAATTLTDSSELTVTNYQLTLPDLKKIKSFLNLDETSNGNVSLGDSFLIDMLSCCTTTQHGDIINYDYNKPKKGSYITIKDFAEILGNLGELD
- a CDS encoding DEHA2D01738p (similar to uniprot|P25379 Saccharomyces cerevisiae YCL064c CHA1 L-serine/L-threonine deaminase), with amino-acid sequence MISQLAKGEPSIDTSLIEVTDKLPNKPPCRIFIKNEYEQPSGSFKLRGMGHLVAKSIERAHELKKENVETFASSGGNAGLAAAYTSRHYNLSCTVVLPTTAHSGVVEKLEKLGAKVQVHGAHWGEADSYLREIVMKSVDASVYPVYCPPFDDPLLWEGHGTIIDEIVNQNQLSPEECGKVRGIVCSVGGGGLYNGVVAGLSRNAQFKDVPILAVETFQTPTFSEALKAGKVVTLKSINTLVSCLASPYISAQSLANYNKHRTHVQMIDDLEAVKGSIDFYDHFGTLVEPACGATISMAFDNTSYLKCFGNLSDEEIIIFIGCGGAAISVDSLNEYRKLFT
- a CDS encoding DEHA2D01716p (similar to CA5703|IPF2463 Candida albicans); this encodes MSRTPNINSSGWLQLWGPNNQSNTADYNTNNEREDVPSSNSATKLTNDDLKKRDSESKKDRDSAKAIKPKASSSSLVNNANNWLNWSSKSKVDNVEHHLDNDDNNEQHSEENNDAEHQDNEIDDRENDDYLPDDNGDEIDEQISNDNRKKPSSSWTFWNNGSHSAGDNDTNNNNKDKKEKDKKISNTNRILQSTPSLPNKEDISDSNEQKATKIDKANDKTNDKEEGTPPLSEQSGEDDAVLYKPHDNAKQFSKINTHKNENLKENVIVPDWRSCLPPQNSSSNSLATTLFGNSSTMNQGTTPSSKADVTNWRQFIYQLSTKLGFNTQSLTNVVENESDKGSDNSTTNSNERMEKEFDLIYEKAYRLYGRSLAKLPPAKRACLPNYDKFYTRLSNEESTERTTSGDNQPDDGSNDPNSISITNDPMGNLLINHKPRPAKNSKLNISSSDIVTHKSGPLHKIKKILIIGVHGFFPTKMIRPLIGAPKGTSLKFANEAEKALIRYCIENGLITEDESCNVSIQKIALEKEGKIFDRVEFFTEILTSWQKELNEADFIFVASHSQGCVVSIILLAKLIKMGILKDPIKKRIGILGMAGINNGPFYGVDKSFFMKAYSAIEHESMTELFELTKFTSKQSLVYKESTQIIINANVKICFIGSINDQLVPLYSALASHIFHPNIYRACYIDHSSQTPLFVQKLVSLCCQLQNLGYFDNNVLKELSTVLAGPLTGGGHSKIYNDGKVYDLGIKFVLDTDDVVIPPTSSSTLLTKDFPYPFELNKISSKTSLVTSGVGTYGPIDHVDEVEEVVKVPITNHVYIKEYNVGKIGTNPFILPWCLRGLIFNIEKNWPNNNKLLTVDNGDDMGKNGYDEISELYESFENWKPDSKLLKDLKFRLNGIRASKL
- a CDS encoding DEHA2D01826p (similar to uniprot|P54837 Saccharomyces cerevisiae YML012w ERV25 component of the COPII-coated vesicles), with product MRSISTLLFIISTFISLVSALQLAIPATTNPDPFCIRDFVQEEQMVVVNIKTNGNSGDGQRLDLRIVDSLGNEYRRKNDIAGSVKIGFTSHNSAAFDICFTNQLERKWSKNTNFVREIELDVESGAAARDWNAVQAAEKLKPVEVDLRRIEETTYEISGELQYLKAREERMRDTNESTNSRVKWFSILVITSLVGLGAWQVQYLRHYFKVKHII
- a CDS encoding DEHA2D01782p (weakly similar to uniprot|Q96IA9 Homo sapiens) — encoded protein: MSVTFHTKTGPLKFELRLSSIAQCKHVENFLRHCANGTYEDNRILRYVPNFIIQTGDPSQSGKESEPADTKINTTNGYISKEFQYSNARGWNQIKRGTLLTVNNAGNEDGLGSQFFISLSNEHQNILGDSSKYTAIGMVIDGYEAIETLESDESLNNQDKTKKSGKPRGIWKKESWIKHVEIHFNPFVEQ
- a CDS encoding mitochondrial 54S ribosomal protein YmL39 (similar to uniprot|P36533 Saccharomyces cerevisiae YML009c MRPL39 60S ribosomal protein), producing MSKAKTTHTMVKLVSAAKTGYEKWFNIPRHTQKLNLILYDPVAKRHCLFQEDKKRRVPEVIPKDYNRSHRT